In the genome of Chrysemys picta bellii isolate R12L10 chromosome 17, ASM1138683v2, whole genome shotgun sequence, one region contains:
- the LOC101931645 gene encoding transmembrane protein 238 has translation MASGGLGRCRLALGLALLLDGAGMGALLTGIFARLRVRGQDFGDLLIYSGAVLVFLSLLGWVLWYTGNLELAPDELGRDYAAKGGTLARLARKISRRWSRRQPGPLALGPVRGSQGPPPRETV, from the coding sequence ATGGCCTCGGGGGGGCTGGGCCGGTGCCGCCTGGCGCTGGGCCTGGCGCTGCTGCTGGACGGGGCGGGCATGGGGGCGCTGCTGACGGGCATCTTCGCCCGGCTGCGGGTGCGGGGCCAGGACTTCGGGGACCTGCTGATCTACTCGGGGGCGGTGCTGGTCTtcctgagcctgctgggctgggTGCTCTGGTACACGGGCAACCTGGAGCTGGCGCCCGACGAGCTGGGGCGGGACTACGCTGCCAAGGGGGGCACCCTGGCCCGCCTCGCCCGCAAGATCTCCCGCCGCTGGTCGCGGCGTCAGCCCGGCCCGCTGGCCTTGGGCCCCGTCC